acaacaagtgaacactatgtcagctgagtgctgacaatcacatgattgcgatccttctacaaatccactgctgcggaccacaaactgtttaaagatttcatccgtcagaaatgatacaacaactgagcagccttagcggaGTACTGCATAGAAAGAATGTAATTATTGTGCAATAGCCTTATTTAGAGTAATGGTCTCAGTCTTACATCTCCACTAACATCCATtactgttgtttcctgcagcttcCTAGAAATAAAAACGATCTCTAAGTTACTATGACTAACTTGGTCAAATCGCTGTTTGACCTGTtgttaacaacaacaaatgtcTGACTTGTAGAGTCGTGTTTGAGATATTTTATTGATTCGTTTGGGCTTTAGTTGGAAGTTAACAAGAAGTGCTGCTACACAGTCCTCCCAGGAAAGACAGaatcacagaggaggagaagtgaTTGGTTTCAACAAGCCTTTAACATGGACGGTGAGGTTGttgtctttctcacacacactctgtaaACACTGCAGCAGTGAACTTCTGATGTGTGTATATGAAGGAAAATAATTTGACAAACTTGTTGCATAGTTGGTTGTCTCAAGGGCATAAATTTAACAATTCATGTTGACATATTAATAGGTCATAATTCTGGAATGAATATGTGCACAAAGGGCACTTTGTTCGTGAATCTCAGCttgcatttaaaaacatcttACTTGTCAGCCATGAGTACAAAAGGTGACCAAGTCAGAGACATGTTTCTACATACTAGCTAGACaccaagaaaaatatcagtttaGTTCAGTAGAAATGCACAAACAAAACCTAGAGGGGAGAATAACTCTCAAGTGAAGCTGTCATCAGAGTTCTGTAATGAGGAAACACATCAGTACATCTGAAATTACAAACATACAATTCTGTATAAacaaaaatctgagattttcaAATGGATTCTTATCTTTATCAAAGGGCAGAAAAAAAGATCTGCACTACAGAAAAGTTCCTTTTTCTTTTAGGCAAGTCTATGTGAGCACTACTAACCCATCATAAATAACCTCTAATAGAGCATATTTGTACGCTTCAAATCTATTTTTTCCAGTACTGTGCCTGAAAACATGATGCTGTGTAGATTTGCACATGAAGGCACTAAAAGGTTTGTGGAAAAAATCTAGTTGtgatttttaacagatattGTGATTTAATTTCCAATATGATTATTCTAatttaggattcatttcaatctttactgtatttaaaacatgtgatggAGCATAAACACATGAGACACCATCAAATGCGTGACTGTCACATAAGGAGGACAACATTAATTGGTATAATCATGGACACGGCAGTTTAAACCCAGTACAAGGTGGACTAAATAATGAGTCTGGGTTATGTCTGTCAATCCTCTGCATGCATGTCTGAACCACACAGCATTAAGCAGTGGTTACACACAATTCCTAAAAGTTCCTGTTTgctctatccatccattatctatataccgcttaatcctcactagggtcatggagtctatcccagttaacttagggtgaagacaggggacaccctggacaggtcaccagtctatcacagggatacatatagagacgaacaatcacactcacattcacacctatggacaatttagagtcaccaattaacctcagcatgtttttggagtgtgggaggaagctggagtactcggagaaaacccacacatgtacagggagaacatataAACTCCTCGCAGAAAGATGCCAGGAAGGTCGGGACGTGAACCAatgatcttctagctgcgaggcaaaagtgttaaccaccaagtcactgtgcagccctgtttgTTCCAACTGAATAAAATTTAACTACATCAATAGTCTCATTAATTAATAACCACATCTTGCATGTCCTAAATGGCGACTTACTAACTGTATTGTTTCAAATTGCAATCTCAATTTGAAATTGAATGAATTGCTCTATCCTAGAAGACACTGAAGTTGCTGTCAGTGTTCTGCTGCCCTACAAGACAAACCAACAGCGTTTGCTTGCGGTGGTGACATCATTTGGTGGGATATATATAACAAAGTGCAGGACTTTCACATATAAATCAATGCTTGTTATATTGAAGCCCTTTCAAAATGAGTTCACACATATGCTGATTAAGCCTCTCAGCGCCGGGTAAATTTCTCTGTATTATGCATAAATCTGGTGTCCATGACGATGCCAGCACACCGGTAGTGATATGTTATACATCAGCCAATGATTGGTTTGCCAGAGCAGAAGACATTAAAATTCAGTGGACAGATTACAGTCTGAAAAAGAAAGTGATTGATGGCAAGGAATTGGTCACATGCACACGTTTGTGTAACAAGCGTCACTGCCAGAGAGGGGACACAAAAATTCCACATTGTAGGTTTGACTTTCTTTTAGCTTCACAACTGTTTCTCCTCtcaaagcaaaagcaaaaagttaaaaaggaGGATATCTTATATCAAAGGTTACATGAACATGAAGTTCTGTTTCAGCTGAACTTTACAAAAAGACATCTAATTTGATAGGAAATAACTAATAAAACAGACCttaaggggctgcacagtggtgtagtggttagcactttcgccttgcagcaagaaggtccctggttcgcgtcccggctttcccgggatctttctgcatggagtttgcatgttctccctgtgcatgcgtgggttttctccgggtactccggcttcctcccacagtccaaaaatatgctgaggttaattgattattctacattgcccgtaggtgtgaatgtgagagtgcttgtttgtctatatatgtagccctgcgacagactggtgacctgtctagggtgtcccctgccttcgcccgagtcagctgggataggctccagccctgccgcaaccctagtgaggattaagcggtgtatagataatggatggatggatggaacagACCTTAAGACCGGTGACTTAAAATGCACAACCACAAATACAGTTCTGGATACGTACAGAAGTTTCTCAGGACTGTGTAGACATGCTAActagtttttaattttgtttgtgctgtgcatatgtttgtttgtctcgCCTCATTTTAATGCATAAAGTTGAAAACTGCAATTCCACATCAGGCCCAACAAGTTTGTGCCAAGCCAGGATGGTATAATTCAGCTCAGAGCTGAAGGCAAAGTTAATTCACTCAGTAGTGGCCTGAATGATCGTGCTTTGCTGGTGCTGTGCTGAAATTTTAATGAGGTGATTAACCCCTGAGGGCAGGCGTCCGTCCGTATCAAACATGCTTGATATTTGCAGCGGCTTGCCAATGGTGTCAGTCTGGCCAGTGAAGTTTCAGCAGGGTCTGTCACCAGTCGTCTACCTGGGTGATGTGAAAAGTTTAATAAGCGGCTATTTCTAATTTCGAAAGAGATCACTATGATATGAGTACCAACCAAGTAAAGTTTTCTCATCCATTTTCATCTTTCcactctctgtttctgtcattccctctatttaaaaaaaaaaaaaaaatctgattgccATCTCTAGTTTCAGCTCAATAGTAAGTGTCGAGCCAGAATTTAGATGGTGCTTCAAAATGCTAATGTGTCTGGCTTGGTGTAACTGAGAGATTATATCAGCACCAAAATGCCACTGAATGAGAAGCCCAACCAATCGAAGCCAGTGGAGCTACAGTGTTGTGGCGTATTCTCAACAGTTTGTAGCATAAAAATGTAGACAAAATCCAAAAGAGGCAGGTGGAAACTAAGCAAAAAACTCATTTCATAATTAAAACTGGACAGTTAGGAATGATCTGAAAACACCTAAAGAGTAACAGTAGTCAACAAATAGTtgctttttttgacaaaaatgtttggtagctgctttttttctatttttagcaGGTACCATGTTTACCATGTTCACCATCTTATTTCAACATGCTACCATGGTAACTTTTGTTTCCTGCCACAGTACAACTATAGCTGATGGGAAGATAGTTTTGTAGATATATGGGTTAAACcaagaaaaatgctgatttattAAATTTAGAGAGGACGATAAGCTATAGAAGTGGAATGAGACCTGCTGGTGGCACTCAAAGTAAAGTCTGGGATCACCCAAGTCAGTAGGATTCATCACCTGTGCACCACAAAAAGCTGTACTAAATTTAATGGCAAGCCATGGAATAATTCTTCTGATATTTCAGTCGAGACCAAAGTGGTGGCCTGCTCATGTGACAAACCAGTCAACGTTGCATCTCCAGAACCATGCCTGTAGGAACACTAAAAATGCTTGACAAATGTAATCAgccaagcagcaaaaacagcagtGTTTGGCCATGTGTTGCTAGTTTTGAATTTTCAGGCCCATCCAGACCTCTGAAGAGGACAATTCTGTCCTAATTCCATCTTCACTTTGTAAAAAGAAAGCTGTCTTAGGTTCCAGAGGTTGTGGTGGCCACAGACAAACAACTTAAGTAACGTCAATATGAGTCCACTACTTCTACTAAATCAGGTCAGGAGGAATCTTGGGTCCTCAGATGGGTGAATAGGTTTATTCTACTTAGATGAGCTTGTGCATGCAAATTTTCAGTGCATGAATCTGTGAAGATGAGTGGTCAAGCCTGCACACAATATCCACATTAAAGAGCAAAGTCTGCATGATACAGAACTGTGGTGAAATGGTTCCTATTTGCCCCATTTCAAATTGCCacccaaaatgaaaagaaatgtagAAGTAGAACAAATAAAGTGAACATAAATAtggtggagaaaaacaaaaactgacaatatTTGTCAATTTACATGTTTGCTTGACTGCGCATAGCATATTCATCATGTTCATGACTTACACATATCTTTCATATTTGGTCTTCACTTCTGTCTGCAAACTGTGAAATGGCAAGCACAGATAAAACCTTAATGCTATCATGCTTACAAGGACACAGCTGTCATTGCTACTACGATAGCTTATTTGTCTTACAATTACTATGTTTAAGAGGGGTCCATTACTACTGACTAGGACACAATGGAATATAGAAAAGTCTGACCTATTACTGCGTCTTGGGTGGGGCTCTTCACTGTGGATCCATTTTCACTGTCAGCTCTTCGGTTCATCATCTGcatctttgtattttttggagAAGGACAAAGAAGAAGTTACTAACATATTGACACATATGGACATTATACATTTGTAGTGCCGTTGTCTGGTTCTTGCCTTACCATACAGTAGGTACTAATTCCTTCACAATGAGAATCAAAATGTGACTAATACATGAATGTTTTGCCTCTAAGCTCCTTTACCTCCTATGTTCTCTCTGTTGATGTCATGCTCTTAACACCCATTCTTGTGAATGCTGCATGGCACTGGGACATACTTGACATGTGCTGGGAATTTGAGAGGTAGGGCGATGGGTATCAGGTCTTTGCAGTACAAGAAGTCCTCTATAGAGACATTTGTACtgatcagctacaacattaaaacaacaagcAAATGAGCACGATTGCTTACTTAATGTTAATTTCATATCTTCTGCTGCGAAatcttgggtcctggcattcatatGAAGATtattttgacatgtaccacccacctagaTATTGTTGCACACTACATACACCCAGGGCAAAGGCATTTCCTAGTGACAGTGACAttccccagcaggacaatgtgccCTGTCACATTCAAAAACTGCTGAAGAACAGtttgaggaacacgacaaatAGCCCACATTGTTGGAATAGCCTGACACCAGCCAGATTTCAATCCATGTGATCACTCGTGAGATGCTTGGGAACAAGCCATGGAGACCTCAACCAGCTACTCACTGAACCCAAAGCATCTACTGCCAATGTCCCCGCGCCAGGCACACCAGAACAACCTCAGACACTCCACATCCAAGCCCAAACAGATCATAACTGTTGCAGTGGCACAAGGGGGAAAATATTTGgaaagtggttttaatgttgtagctgtgTATGTACACTATTTCACAGGGTTTGAActttaaacaataattaaataaactaCAATCTACATGTAGTTTAACTGactgttaaaaacacacttttaataGATTCTGGCTAGTTTTAAAGACGATGTAATCACTGTATACTTTGGACTTCAATGGTAAGATTTTGGACacaaaaatcaatttaaagTCTTTAAATAATCGTCattaataaaagacaaaattatgAAACTGTGTGTAAGAGAGTTTGATGCACAGTTGGTAGAATTAGCTGAAAgtatatttcactttttacagCTCTTCATAAACACTATGTTATGCAGCATCATCCAGGAAGACTGTGCAACTGCCAATCGCACAAATGCAAGCGCACATTCCTGGTGGATTACTTCACAACATTAATGCTGTGTCTTTGCTGTGcagtaaaatcaaaaacaattgacagctgttttctgtccgtttcattttttttacatttatttttgacatttaaaaggtGTTTTCCTGGTGTAGCTGCAGGTGTTGTAATGATAAGAAGGAAAACTGACCGTGTATCAATAAAATACCTGCCTGTTTGTATTgattaatgatgtatttaccTTTGGGTCCCCGATGATGTCAGTATGTCCTTGTATCTCACTCAGGGACATTCCTGGGCAGGGCATTGAAATGCATGCCCGCACCGCATCATGAGACTCTCTTCTCCCCACAGagctgaaagaaaacagtttgtcAAGAAGCCACTACATACTGAGATCCTCTGACTCAAAATGCCCAGGGTGATTCGACTGATAAATTACCCTCCTATCTATTGAAACCTGGCTGTGATCCTCTGTGCGAAATGTGTCTGAACAGGTCTCAGGGCTAAATAGACTGATAAATTTGTCTATgacaatttaataaaaaattaaccaTGTCATCTGAGACTGGCAAACTTGATAAATCCACTACGTCTAGCTGCTACACTACTAGCTGCAAGTGGCAGTAAAGACGTCAAAACTACAGTTATTTTGTTAAGTGCAACAGAGTTAAAAGATGGCATTCATTGCTGATTTATTGAATTTCTTACCTGTCTTTTCCAtcactttttcttctgtctctctttttgtcAGACTTGGTCTGTTTTCCACTCAGAAGTGATGTGATCTTTTGCTCCCTCTTGTCTTCCTTTACTTTTGGTGGATCGGTCTTCTTGCTGCTTGGGGCAGGAAGCTTACTCTTCCGAAAACCAAACCAATTTGCTAAACTTGAGCCAGATTTTTGCTTCACTTCAATGCTTCTCTCCTGTTCCTGAGACTTATGCAGGTTCTCCTCTATGCCAAGCATCACTTTCTCTTCAATTGTAGTTATAGTACTTTGTCTCTCAGGCTCTTCAGAAACTGGTTCCCCGAAGGCGCTTGAAAACTGCTGCTCAATCTGAAGACGTCTAGCCTGCTCTCTCTGGTGTTTAAGACTTTGAAGTCTTTCACTGGAAGATCCCAAATGGGAGGGAACTGTCAGTCCCTCTTCAATCAAGAAGTTGTTCAAAAGGGATCGATTCATTGGACAGTGGTAGCTACTGGAGCAACTCATACTTCCTGGAAGGACATCGCCAAGAGAGTTCAAGGAGCTCCCTGAGTGTGTTTTGATCTGAGTGCGGACCTTTCCAGATCTGTTGAAGCTGGGTCTGTCCATGTAGCGTGCACCAAAGCTCTGACTACGAGCTTTGGCCCCATTCATGCCAAGTACTGGTTTAAGAGGAGGTCTGGTAGACACAGAAACAGACCGTTTAAACAACCAACCTTCCTCATCAAACCCCCAGTCTAACATCACACCGCTGTCTGATGCAACAGGTTGAATAGAGGGCTCAGAATCCAGTGAGTTACAGCGAGTCTCAATCTTTCTGCGACCACAGTCATGTATCATCTGTGGATCACATGTAAAAGTCTGAAAGGTTTGGACACTTTGTGGAGTgtcatctttgttttgtcttccaAAAATGAGGAAGGTATTCGTTTCTTGTCCAGAGATTGCCTCATGAGATTTAGCATTCATGGGAAGACTCCTTTTTACAGCTCTTGATGTGGAAGACTGGGGATTGTTGGCAATCCCATGGTAGTAAACATTAGAATATGCTGGAGGCAAAACTTCTGAAAGTTTTGGCTCACTAATGCTCTGTTGGGATCTTTGCAAGATGCTCTGATTTGGCAGTATAGAAGGAGCGCCGTTTTCATTATAGCATATGgcaacctgtctgtctgcagatAACTGGACTGGTTCTGAAGCTTGTGATTCTTGAATTGGGACAGGTGGTATCTTAGATGAGTGGGTATGGTAGATTTTGGCAGGAATATCTTTCAGTGATTTTCTTTCAGCACCCATTTGAGAGATTGTATGTTGattgtcttttgttgtgttgGATTGCTGAGGctgtaaaacagaagaaaactgaTTTGATTGTGTCTTAGTGGAGCTTGATGTCTTTCCAGTAGTTGAACTTTGAGCATGACCTGCTGATTTTAGATCTTTTGGTAAACTGTCACAACCAGGTCGAAGGAGAAGAGAAGTACTTCGACCTGGGGGTAGTGGTGGGGATGGAGATCTGTGCTCTGAATGCGAAACATCACAGTGCTGGTCTTGGCGCCGTTGTTTTCGTGGAGAACAGGGTAAGTTGTCATAGATGCTCTCTTCAACTGAGTCACTGCCTGACTGAACTTTAGTGAGAGGCAAAGATGATTTTGTTGGACTCTTTAAGGATTCATTGATCCCTGTTGACTTAAATGTCTTCGAATGTTTTACAGGGGAAGCAAGGGGAGAGCGCTGTGGCACACTCTCAAGAGACTTGGAACTTGTTGGTACTTCAATATCCTCATCTGCTTCAGCCTTAGATGATGTGCTCTTGCTTGAACCATGCAGTTTATTGGGATTTGTCCTTTTACTTGGAACACTGTGGCCTGTAGGGTTGGGGTTTGACTGTCCTTTTGACCTGTGACCCTTAATAAGCTTTTGGTGTAGAGGAGAATGAGTATGCTTAGGTTGTTCTGGTCCTCCATCTGCACTCTTGCTGCGCAGGATGAAAGCTTTCCTTGCTGAGTCACAAAGCTGAGATTTTGGTTTCCTCTGCGGAGAATCTGAGATGGCGTAGTCCTGACATTCACCACCAGCTTGAATTGCCTGGTCTCTGCAATGAGGAACCTCCATTGAGGAGCTGCGCTGCCTGGCTTCATTCATACAACTGAGAGCTCTTGTTGCACTATGCTGAAGAGATGAGCTCACATCGCCTGTCCCTGCTTCCATTTGCTTGATGGGAAGTCTGCCTTGTTGTCTTTTGACATGATCAAGTCTGGACTTGCGGTCAGTGGATCTTTCCTGGTTATTGTTTCTGTCACTGAACTTTAtgcctttgtgtttttctaatgaGTCTTTGTTTATTTCCTCTAACTGTGTAAGGCTATCAGTTGGGCTTACACCAGGTTTTACTGTGGGGCCCTCCAAAAACAAGAAGTTGTCTGTAACAGGTGAGGGGAAAAGACCAGTAttccctgaaagtttcactGGGTCTTCTTGAAAATTTTTGTCAACATCCACAGAGACATCCAGTTTGTCCATGAACAGGAGTTCTTTCGTTGGCTTGTCATTGGATTCCCTGCTTGGTAATTTAGGTGATTCATCTTCTGCATCATCAGAGTCTAGGGTTGCTTCAGCCTTGAAAGGTTTACTTGCAGGAGCTACCTGCTTGGCCGTAGATCCCTGTTGGCCACACTTGACACCAAGAGAATACAGAGAATATATGCCTTCATTTGAGGTCATACAATCCTTGCAGTGGGGTACAGATGCAAGAGAGGATGCCTCTTTGGAGTTGCACATCTGAAGACGCTTTAGGCCTTTCAAAATGTGGCCTTCCTTCCATCCCAGTTCTGTTTGCTCAGAGGGTGCAGAATGATTGCTGGATACTGAACCTGTACTCATCCTTTTGTCCCGGCTTGTGGCACACTGCATTACAAGACATATTTACAATTAATGAAAGTTCATGTATACTTTGCTttgacaagaaaagaaaacagatgaaaccTACCTGCTTGGAGAATCCCCGTCCTTCTGCCCAGGTGTGGGAACCACTAGAGTATTCACTACAAGCACTAGATAGTGACAGCTCACTGCCACTGCCGCTACCACTACTGCGTGGACATGTGAGGCTCAGTAAGCTGGGCCATCTTCCTGCAGGAATACCAGCTTTTCCATTTCTTTGGACCTCCtggaaaagaataaattaaGCCATCACTCAACAGGAATTAAGTAAACACTATAAAGAGATGGATGCATTGGTAAAAACCACAGATTATACAATAATCGAGAAAACATTGcactaaatgacaaaacccATCATTAGAGGCTGTCACTGACAACACTGACAAGAGGagacatttacatattttatgattaatttatcTTAGACTGACAAATATTGTAATTATCACTCACATTGACCCCAGTGAACTCAACGTTTGTTCATCCACCTAATTCCTAACATTATGCTCCATGGATTCTCTCTGCAGTCTGAATTATATACACAGCCTATGAGAATGCCTCATGGCTCTCCATTTGTCTCTGTCACAGATCTCAGAGAATCGATATGCTGGATACATAGCTGTCTCTTTCCATCCAAAGGCTAATTGAGGAGTGGAATGACATTTTCCACTCCACCAGTTAGATGGCTCCTGTTTTAAAACACAGCATGTTTTCATCTTTCCCAGGTCTTGCAGGTACACCATGAGCTGGGGGAGCTGGCAAGTGAGACATTTGAAAACAATGCCTCTGTTCAGACATGAAGGGAGGCTAGTAACTGAGCTGGGAGCCTCTCAGTGTGTCTGCTGTTCATTTATATTTCAAATGGAACTTCACAATGAATAATAAGTGTTGGGCGATGATTTTCTTGTGCTGGTCAGAAACtataaaatgaaccaaaatcaaCATTCACAGAGTGTTTCTCTGACTCAAATCATTCTTAATGACATCGTTAACTGTCTGGAGTCCTCTGGTTATATTTTCTAGTGCCCACATGATGAATGTTGTGAcagtgacaaaagaaaaaaaaggcattgtTACCCTCTACACTCAACATTTTCCCTAAAATACTCTGAACTAACGCAGAACATTTGTATTAAGGTTAAGTGAGATAGAGGTTGCTTTGAAAGGAAATTCTGAAAAGCCTTGACAGAACATTCActgaatatttaattagatagaTTTATTTTGGAGAAGACTCCCAGCTCTATATCTGAAGCAGTGGCTTCTTGAATGATTGGTTTACTGATAGAcagtaaagtgtttttttatctttaaagaTACTGTAAGATCCTTTGAGTTTTTCACACAACTATTTTTTCATGGTTTGCTGCTGTAAATAGGACTGAATTCTGAAGGGATCATTTGATGTAAACGTTGAACCATATGACTCAGTAATGATGCAGATTACTGACTGGAATGTGGAGGAGCAACTGTTACTACCAAACCAAGGCGAAATGAACATCCAGACTTTAGTATTAGTCAAGCACAAGTTGGTGAAAGCCTACAAACTAGCTTGACATTTCTATACTTGAAATATCTGAAAAACCGATTTAACCTTAACTTTGTTAGAAACCTGAACAGGTTTGCAAAAACGAAAA
This DNA window, taken from Amphiprion ocellaris isolate individual 3 ecotype Okinawa chromosome 11, ASM2253959v1, whole genome shotgun sequence, encodes the following:
- the LOC111563314 gene encoding nck-associated protein 5-like isoform X1 yields the protein MLLRPADPAQPAASADICLRGYAQRLARMEETVRTILQNQDSLEGPKVDPLDLMKAYKDKLLEEMWKQQDSLEGPTATAAEMPTSPEAGGGSEENSKDSNPLLERLRVLEAENSALSMENDNQRKQYERCLDEVANQVVQALLTQKDLKEECVKLRTRVFDLEQQNRILSVLFQQRVKMSTIPVSQEVQRNGKAGIPAGRWPSLLSLTCPRSSGSGSGSELSLSSACSEYSSGSHTWAEGRGFSKQCATSRDKRMSTGSVSSNHSAPSEQTELGWKEGHILKGLKRLQMCNSKEASSLASVPHCKDCMTSNEGIYSLYSLGVKCGQQGSTAKQVAPASKPFKAEATLDSDDAEDESPKLPSRESNDKPTKELLFMDKLDVSVDVDKNFQEDPVKLSGNTGLFPSPVTDNFLFLEGPTVKPGVSPTDSLTQLEEINKDSLEKHKGIKFSDRNNNQERSTDRKSRLDHVKRQQGRLPIKQMEAGTGDVSSSLQHSATRALSCMNEARQRSSSMEVPHCRDQAIQAGGECQDYAISDSPQRKPKSQLCDSARKAFILRSKSADGGPEQPKHTHSPLHQKLIKGHRSKGQSNPNPTGHSVPSKRTNPNKLHGSSKSTSSKAEADEDIEVPTSSKSLESVPQRSPLASPVKHSKTFKSTGINESLKSPTKSSLPLTKVQSGSDSVEESIYDNLPCSPRKQRRQDQHCDVSHSEHRSPSPPLPPGRSTSLLLRPGCDSLPKDLKSAGHAQSSTTGKTSSSTKTQSNQFSSVLQPQQSNTTKDNQHTISQMGAERKSLKDIPAKIYHTHSSKIPPVPIQESQASEPVQLSADRQVAICYNENGAPSILPNQSILQRSQQSISEPKLSEVLPPAYSNVYYHGIANNPQSSTSRAVKRSLPMNAKSHEAISGQETNTFLIFGRQNKDDTPQSVQTFQTFTCDPQMIHDCGRRKIETRCNSLDSEPSIQPVASDSGVMLDWGFDEEGWLFKRSVSVSTRPPLKPVLGMNGAKARSQSFGARYMDRPSFNRSGKVRTQIKTHSGSSLNSLGDVLPGSMSCSSSYHCPMNRSLLNNFLIEEGLTVPSHLGSSSERLQSLKHQREQARRLQIEQQFSSAFGEPVSEEPERQSTITTIEEKVMLGIEENLHKSQEQERSIEVKQKSGSSLANWFGFRKSKLPAPSSKKTDPPKVKEDKREQKITSLLSGKQTKSDKKRDRRKSDGKDSSVGRRESHDAVRACISMPCPGMSLSEIQGHTDIIGDPKMQMMNRRADSENGSTVKSPTQDAVIGSGCKMRTLDSGIGTIPLPESCSFFSSILHFLPKSSSTPEQSLSPPSVPGSSSEDVSPSPLPRWRIPSSFKDSSHAGVPNSLSDSSMTHIQSVPFPTVAFLQPIQPPSEPIMTSASVCDTQSRLPRPPPGGMEPKKLTYIKSKTRATPSQQKEQTRLQLAN